Proteins from a single region of Nerophis ophidion isolate RoL-2023_Sa linkage group LG10, RoL_Noph_v1.0, whole genome shotgun sequence:
- the LOC133560356 gene encoding GRB10-interacting GYF protein 1-like isoform X1 yields MTAETLNFGPEWLRALSSGGSVTSPPPSPAMPKYKLAEYRYGREEMLALYIKDNKVPEDMQDKEFAAILQDEPMQPLALVPLTEEEQRNFSMSVNSVAVLRLMGKGMGGPPPVGVNRGRGTPRVGRGRGRGEGGFYQRSIEDVEVGFGRSSRDIHRSQSWDDRGERRFEKPLRREVGRPGFEEGTVAPGRKEYTRADSDNWRTLREEQEAEEGEPGTNWRLTGPRRDDGGPRSAGWRDHVGPGEGRRRKFDFDFRDSEGHGNGRRRAGSEGLEDDRDGLPEWCTDEEDGEMGTFDSSGAFMPLKKGGKDALLEEDFEFKGIEEEEEEEEEAAEEGQIIADIERNSADEDKDKESKDSTSAVIDKERKPASPSPSPPTLGAPPSLELQPSNTVPTVDNLQLSNSHPLKDSSTPSKDVALVSGSKTKVSSNTATSSTLPPPPPSSAAPLLPPSGGGDTEDDEGMKHLQQEAEKMVASLQDTSLEEECFTQALQQQQESRNTAAALPLSHEAAMKWFYKDPQGEIQGPFTTVEMCEWFQAGYFTMTLLVKRGCDEGFQPLGDVIKMWGRVPFAPGPSPPPLLVRQPTQRSQPTRASAGTVSQSSANIDDGKGWMQKGGKMDRQGTGNLDQDRLKKQQELAAAALYQQLQQQQLYQLINRCSEQGMIPSMNRSMSVPDTGPMWDMHTSASQPSGSEASLWDITMNSSTQGPTLEQLQKLQQERREAELRAKREEEEQRKRREEKRRQQEEQKRREDEELFRRKQCRQQQELIMKLLQQSPQQQGLGAGSSSWSGASSSGLPKTGKSQSLTLLEMQQQRAQQRDRHSCLSMGSSSLGSQWADGIGIWGGPGGMEGKSGSGGMGMWEEAVKNQASHRGNGNNNLGLKNSRSSPSLSDQYLMRRKRTDEEDKLLKLLQGMKPQDGFTTWCEQMLHALNASANNSSSPLDVSTIVTYLKEVESPYAVLDFIRSYLGDTVEAKEFAKQFLERRAKQKANQQRQQQQLSKEVAGLNMNFPLQDSMRGMNPSALQSMFQANHMGKGGLYDNQGGKMKKKQPMMLHPDPSILDYSFHNTAECLSLNEMEMVEDY; encoded by the exons GCTCCGTGCACTGTCCAGTGGGGGGAGTGTGACCTCCCCTCCTCCTTCGCCCGCCATGCCAAAGTACAAGCTAGCAGAGTACCGCTACGGCCGAGAGGAGATGTTAGCACTTTATATCAAAGACAACAAG GTCCCAGAGGACATGCAGGATAAGGAGTTTGCTGCTATTCTGCAAGATGAGCCCATGCAGCCGCTGGCACTGGTGCCTCTCACTGAGGAGGAGCAG AGGAACTTCTCCATGTCTGTGAACAGCGTGGCCGTACTAAGGCTAATGGGAAAGGGGATGGGCGGGCCTCCCCCGGTTGGAGTAAACCGAGGACGTGGTACCCCCAGAGTCGGCAGAG GGCGAGGCCGTGGTGAAGGTGGATTCTACCAAAGAAGTATTGAAGATGTAGAAGTGGGATTTGGTCGCAGCTCCCGAGACATACATCGAAGCCAGAGCTGGGACGATCG GGGTGAGCGTCGGTTTGAGAAGCCACTCCGACGGGAGGTGGGGCGTCCAGGCTTTGAGGAGGGCACTGTGGCCCCTGGGAGGAAGGAGTACACAAGGGCTGACAGTGATAATTGGCGCACCCTTCGGGAGGAGCAAGAAGCCGAGGAGGGGGAACCAGGAACCAATTGGAGACTGACTGGACCCCGCAGGGACG ATGGTGGTCCACGCTCAGCAGGCTGGCGGGACCACGTCGGTCCAGGCGAGGGTCGTCGGCGCAAGTTTGACTTCGACTTCCGGGATTCAGAGGGGCATGGGAATGGACGCCGGCGTGCCGGCAGTGAGGGACTGGAGGACGACAGGGACGGCCTGCCTGAGTGGTGTACTGACGAGGAGGATGGAGAGATGGGAACTTTTGACTCTTCTGGAGCGTTCATGCCGTTGAAG AAGGGTGGCAAGGATGCTCTTTTGGAGGAGGATTTTGAGTTTAAGGGGattgaggaggaagaggaggaggaggaggaggcggcggAAGAGGGCCAGATTATTGCTGATATTGAGAGGAACTCTGCTGATGAAGACAAAGACAAAG AAAGCAAAGATTCCACCTCAGCTGTGATTGACAAGGAAAGAAAACCAGCGTCACCATCTCCCTCCCCTCCCACCCTTGGTGCCCCTCCATCCCTGGAGCTCCAGCCCAGCAACACTGTCCCAACAGTGGATAACCTTCAGCTGAGCAACAGCCACCCTTTAAAAGACAGCAGCACACCAAGCAAAG ATGTGGCTCTAGTGAGTGGATCCAAAACCAAGGTGAGCTCCAACACTGCCACCTCTTCAACTCTGCCTCCACCTCCCCCTTCTTCTGCTGCTCCCCTTCTTCCTCCATCCGGGGGAGGAGACACTGAGGATGATGAGGGCATGAAACACCTGCAGCAG gagGCAGAAAAGATGGTGGCATCGCTGCAGGACACTTCCCTAGAGGAAGAGTGTTTCACACAGGCTCTGCAGCAGCAACAGGAGAGTAGAAACACTGCAGCGGCTCTACCCTTGTCGCACGAGGCTGCCATGAAGTGGTTCTACAAAGACCCACAAGGAGAGATCCAGG GTCCTTTTACCACTGTGGAGATGTGTGAGTGGTTCCAAGCTGGCTACTTCACCATGACGCTTTTGGTGAAGCGGGGCTGTGACGAGGGCTTCCAACCCTTGGGCGATGTCATTAAGATGTGGGGCCGTGTGCCCTTCGCCCCGGGTCCCTCCCCTCCGCCGCTGCTGGTGAGACAGCCAACGCAGCGCTCGCAGCCCACCCGGGCGTCCGCCGGGACTGTGAGTCAGAGCTCAGCCAACATAGACGATGGGAAGGGGTGGATGCAGAAGGGAGGGAAGATGGATAGACAGGGCACG GGGAACCTGGATCAGGATAGGCTGAAAAAACAGCAGGAGCTGGCAGCGGCTGCTCTTTATCAGCAGCTCCAACAACAGCAGTTATACCAGCTCATTAACAG gtgCAGTGAGCAGGGAATGATACCTTCGATGAACAGGTCGATGTCAGTGCCAGATACAGGGCCCATGTGGGACATGCATACCTCAGCTTCACAGCCGTCAG GCAGTGAAGCCAGTCTTTGGGACATAACAATGAATTCTTCAACTCAGGGTCCAACTCTGGAACAGCTTCAAAAG CTGCAGCAGGAGAGGCGAGAAGCTGAACTCAGGGCGAAGCGTGAGGAAGAAGAACAGCGTAAGAGGAGGGAGGAGAAGAGGAGGCAGCAGGAGGAACAAAAGAGAAGGGAGGATGAGGAGCTCTTCCGACGCAAGCAG TGTCGTCAGCAGCAGGAGCTGATCATGAAGCTGCTTCAGCAGAGCCCCCAGCAGCAGGGCCTTGGGGCAGGCAGCTCGAGCTGGAGTGGGGCTTCCTCCTCCGGACTGCCCAAAACAGGGAAATCCCAAAGTCTGACTTTGCTCGAGATGCAACAACAACGAGCCCAACAGAGGGACCGG CACTCCTGTCTGTCGATGGGGAGTTCATCCCTGGGAAGCCAGTGGGCGGATGGCATTGGTATTTGGGGCGGGCCTGGAGGTATGGAGGGAAAAAGTGGCAGTGGTGGCATGGGCATGTGGGAGGAGGCTGTGAAGAACCAGGCCAGTCACCGTGGCAACGGTAACAACAACCTGGGCTTGAAGAACAGCCGCAGCAGCCCATCACTCAG CGACCAGTACTTGATGCGTCGTAAGCGGACAGACGAGGAGGACAAGCTGCTGAAGCTCTTGCAGGGCATGAAGCCTCAGGATGGCTTCACTACTTGGTGTGAGCAGATGCTGCACGCCCTCAACGCCTCTGCCAACAACTCGTCTTCTCCTCTGGATG TTTCTACGATTGTGACCTACCTGAAAGAGGTGGAGTCTCCCTATGCAGTGTTGGACTTCATCCGGTCCTACCTGGGGGACACAGTGGAAGCCAAAGAGTTCGCCAAACAGTTCCTGGAGCGACGTGCCAAACAGAAAGCCAACCAACAGAGACAGCAACAGCAG CTATCAAAGGAAGTAGCTGGCCTGAACATGAACTTCCCTCTGCAG GACTCGATGCGAGGTATGAACCCAAGCGCCCTGCAGTCTATGTTCCAGGCCAATCACATGGGCAAGGGTGGTCTCTATGACAACCAAGGAGggaagatgaaaaaaaaacagcccatGATGCTGCACCCTGATCCCAGCATCTTAG ACTACTCATTCCACAATACGGCCGAGTGTCTGAGCCTGAATGAGATGGAGATGGTGGAGGATTACTGA
- the LOC133560356 gene encoding GRB10-interacting GYF protein 1-like isoform X3 yields MTAETLNFGPEWLRALSSGGSVTSPPPSPAMPKYKLAEYRYGREEMLALYIKDNKVPEDMQDKEFAAILQDEPMQPLALVPLTEEEQRNFSMSVNSVAVLRLMGKGMGGPPPVGVNRGRGTPRVGRGRGRGEGGFYQRSIEDVEVGFGRSSRDIHRSQSWDDRGERRFEKPLRREVGRPGFEEGTVAPGRKEYTRADSDNWRTLREEQEAEEGEPGTNWRLTGPRRDDGGPRSAGWRDHVGPGEGRRRKFDFDFRDSEGHGNGRRRAGSEGLEDDRDGLPEWCTDEEDGEMGTFDSSGAFMPLKKGGKDALLEEDFEFKGIEEEEEEEEEAAEEGQIIADIERNSADEDKDKESKDSTSAVIDKERKPASPSPSPPTLGAPPSLELQPSNTVPTVDNLQLSNSHPLKDSSTPSKDVALVSGSKTKVSSNTATSSTLPPPPPSSAAPLLPPSGGGDTEDDEGMKHLQQEAEKMVASLQDTSLEEECFTQALQQQQESRNTAAALPLSHEAAMKWFYKDPQGEIQGPFTTVEMCEWFQAGYFTMTLLVKRGCDEGFQPLGDVIKMWGRVPFAPGPSPPPLLVRQPTQRSQPTRASAGTGNLDQDRLKKQQELAAAALYQQLQQQQLYQLINRCSEQGMIPSMNRSMSVPDTGPMWDMHTSASQPSGSEASLWDITMNSSTQGPTLEQLQKLQQERREAELRAKREEEEQRKRREEKRRQQEEQKRREDEELFRRKQCRQQQELIMKLLQQSPQQQGLGAGSSSWSGASSSGLPKTGKSQSLTLLEMQQQRAQQRDRHSCLSMGSSSLGSQWADGIGIWGGPGGMEGKSGSGGMGMWEEAVKNQASHRGNGNNNLGLKNSRSSPSLSDQYLMRRKRTDEEDKLLKLLQGMKPQDGFTTWCEQMLHALNASANNSSSPLDVSTIVTYLKEVESPYAVLDFIRSYLGDTVEAKEFAKQFLERRAKQKANQQRQQQQLSKEVAGLNMNFPLQDSMRGMNPSALQSMFQANHMGKGGLYDNQGGKMKKKQPMMLHPDPSILDYSFHNTAECLSLNEMEMVEDY; encoded by the exons GCTCCGTGCACTGTCCAGTGGGGGGAGTGTGACCTCCCCTCCTCCTTCGCCCGCCATGCCAAAGTACAAGCTAGCAGAGTACCGCTACGGCCGAGAGGAGATGTTAGCACTTTATATCAAAGACAACAAG GTCCCAGAGGACATGCAGGATAAGGAGTTTGCTGCTATTCTGCAAGATGAGCCCATGCAGCCGCTGGCACTGGTGCCTCTCACTGAGGAGGAGCAG AGGAACTTCTCCATGTCTGTGAACAGCGTGGCCGTACTAAGGCTAATGGGAAAGGGGATGGGCGGGCCTCCCCCGGTTGGAGTAAACCGAGGACGTGGTACCCCCAGAGTCGGCAGAG GGCGAGGCCGTGGTGAAGGTGGATTCTACCAAAGAAGTATTGAAGATGTAGAAGTGGGATTTGGTCGCAGCTCCCGAGACATACATCGAAGCCAGAGCTGGGACGATCG GGGTGAGCGTCGGTTTGAGAAGCCACTCCGACGGGAGGTGGGGCGTCCAGGCTTTGAGGAGGGCACTGTGGCCCCTGGGAGGAAGGAGTACACAAGGGCTGACAGTGATAATTGGCGCACCCTTCGGGAGGAGCAAGAAGCCGAGGAGGGGGAACCAGGAACCAATTGGAGACTGACTGGACCCCGCAGGGACG ATGGTGGTCCACGCTCAGCAGGCTGGCGGGACCACGTCGGTCCAGGCGAGGGTCGTCGGCGCAAGTTTGACTTCGACTTCCGGGATTCAGAGGGGCATGGGAATGGACGCCGGCGTGCCGGCAGTGAGGGACTGGAGGACGACAGGGACGGCCTGCCTGAGTGGTGTACTGACGAGGAGGATGGAGAGATGGGAACTTTTGACTCTTCTGGAGCGTTCATGCCGTTGAAG AAGGGTGGCAAGGATGCTCTTTTGGAGGAGGATTTTGAGTTTAAGGGGattgaggaggaagaggaggaggaggaggaggcggcggAAGAGGGCCAGATTATTGCTGATATTGAGAGGAACTCTGCTGATGAAGACAAAGACAAAG AAAGCAAAGATTCCACCTCAGCTGTGATTGACAAGGAAAGAAAACCAGCGTCACCATCTCCCTCCCCTCCCACCCTTGGTGCCCCTCCATCCCTGGAGCTCCAGCCCAGCAACACTGTCCCAACAGTGGATAACCTTCAGCTGAGCAACAGCCACCCTTTAAAAGACAGCAGCACACCAAGCAAAG ATGTGGCTCTAGTGAGTGGATCCAAAACCAAGGTGAGCTCCAACACTGCCACCTCTTCAACTCTGCCTCCACCTCCCCCTTCTTCTGCTGCTCCCCTTCTTCCTCCATCCGGGGGAGGAGACACTGAGGATGATGAGGGCATGAAACACCTGCAGCAG gagGCAGAAAAGATGGTGGCATCGCTGCAGGACACTTCCCTAGAGGAAGAGTGTTTCACACAGGCTCTGCAGCAGCAACAGGAGAGTAGAAACACTGCAGCGGCTCTACCCTTGTCGCACGAGGCTGCCATGAAGTGGTTCTACAAAGACCCACAAGGAGAGATCCAGG GTCCTTTTACCACTGTGGAGATGTGTGAGTGGTTCCAAGCTGGCTACTTCACCATGACGCTTTTGGTGAAGCGGGGCTGTGACGAGGGCTTCCAACCCTTGGGCGATGTCATTAAGATGTGGGGCCGTGTGCCCTTCGCCCCGGGTCCCTCCCCTCCGCCGCTGCTGGTGAGACAGCCAACGCAGCGCTCGCAGCCCACCCGGGCGTCCGCCGGGACT GGGAACCTGGATCAGGATAGGCTGAAAAAACAGCAGGAGCTGGCAGCGGCTGCTCTTTATCAGCAGCTCCAACAACAGCAGTTATACCAGCTCATTAACAG gtgCAGTGAGCAGGGAATGATACCTTCGATGAACAGGTCGATGTCAGTGCCAGATACAGGGCCCATGTGGGACATGCATACCTCAGCTTCACAGCCGTCAG GCAGTGAAGCCAGTCTTTGGGACATAACAATGAATTCTTCAACTCAGGGTCCAACTCTGGAACAGCTTCAAAAG CTGCAGCAGGAGAGGCGAGAAGCTGAACTCAGGGCGAAGCGTGAGGAAGAAGAACAGCGTAAGAGGAGGGAGGAGAAGAGGAGGCAGCAGGAGGAACAAAAGAGAAGGGAGGATGAGGAGCTCTTCCGACGCAAGCAG TGTCGTCAGCAGCAGGAGCTGATCATGAAGCTGCTTCAGCAGAGCCCCCAGCAGCAGGGCCTTGGGGCAGGCAGCTCGAGCTGGAGTGGGGCTTCCTCCTCCGGACTGCCCAAAACAGGGAAATCCCAAAGTCTGACTTTGCTCGAGATGCAACAACAACGAGCCCAACAGAGGGACCGG CACTCCTGTCTGTCGATGGGGAGTTCATCCCTGGGAAGCCAGTGGGCGGATGGCATTGGTATTTGGGGCGGGCCTGGAGGTATGGAGGGAAAAAGTGGCAGTGGTGGCATGGGCATGTGGGAGGAGGCTGTGAAGAACCAGGCCAGTCACCGTGGCAACGGTAACAACAACCTGGGCTTGAAGAACAGCCGCAGCAGCCCATCACTCAG CGACCAGTACTTGATGCGTCGTAAGCGGACAGACGAGGAGGACAAGCTGCTGAAGCTCTTGCAGGGCATGAAGCCTCAGGATGGCTTCACTACTTGGTGTGAGCAGATGCTGCACGCCCTCAACGCCTCTGCCAACAACTCGTCTTCTCCTCTGGATG TTTCTACGATTGTGACCTACCTGAAAGAGGTGGAGTCTCCCTATGCAGTGTTGGACTTCATCCGGTCCTACCTGGGGGACACAGTGGAAGCCAAAGAGTTCGCCAAACAGTTCCTGGAGCGACGTGCCAAACAGAAAGCCAACCAACAGAGACAGCAACAGCAG CTATCAAAGGAAGTAGCTGGCCTGAACATGAACTTCCCTCTGCAG GACTCGATGCGAGGTATGAACCCAAGCGCCCTGCAGTCTATGTTCCAGGCCAATCACATGGGCAAGGGTGGTCTCTATGACAACCAAGGAGggaagatgaaaaaaaaacagcccatGATGCTGCACCCTGATCCCAGCATCTTAG ACTACTCATTCCACAATACGGCCGAGTGTCTGAGCCTGAATGAGATGGAGATGGTGGAGGATTACTGA
- the LOC133560356 gene encoding GRB10-interacting GYF protein 1-like isoform X2, with translation MTAETLNFGPEWLRALSSGGSVTSPPPSPAMPKYKLAEYRYGREEMLALYIKDNKVPEDMQDKEFAAILQDEPMQPLALVPLTEEEQRNFSMSVNSVAVLRLMGKGMGGPPPVGVNRGRGTPRVGRGRGRGEGGFYQRSIEDVEVGFGRSSRDIHRSQSWDDRGERRFEKPLRREVGRPGFEEGTVAPGRKEYTRADSDNWRTLREEQEAEEGEPGTNWRLTGPRRDDGGPRSAGWRDHVGPGEGRRRKFDFDFRDSEGHGNGRRRAGSEGLEDDRDGLPEWCTDEEDGEMGTFDSSGAFMPLKGGKDALLEEDFEFKGIEEEEEEEEEAAEEGQIIADIERNSADEDKDKESKDSTSAVIDKERKPASPSPSPPTLGAPPSLELQPSNTVPTVDNLQLSNSHPLKDSSTPSKDVALVSGSKTKVSSNTATSSTLPPPPPSSAAPLLPPSGGGDTEDDEGMKHLQQEAEKMVASLQDTSLEEECFTQALQQQQESRNTAAALPLSHEAAMKWFYKDPQGEIQGPFTTVEMCEWFQAGYFTMTLLVKRGCDEGFQPLGDVIKMWGRVPFAPGPSPPPLLVRQPTQRSQPTRASAGTVSQSSANIDDGKGWMQKGGKMDRQGTGNLDQDRLKKQQELAAAALYQQLQQQQLYQLINRCSEQGMIPSMNRSMSVPDTGPMWDMHTSASQPSGSEASLWDITMNSSTQGPTLEQLQKLQQERREAELRAKREEEEQRKRREEKRRQQEEQKRREDEELFRRKQCRQQQELIMKLLQQSPQQQGLGAGSSSWSGASSSGLPKTGKSQSLTLLEMQQQRAQQRDRHSCLSMGSSSLGSQWADGIGIWGGPGGMEGKSGSGGMGMWEEAVKNQASHRGNGNNNLGLKNSRSSPSLSDQYLMRRKRTDEEDKLLKLLQGMKPQDGFTTWCEQMLHALNASANNSSSPLDVSTIVTYLKEVESPYAVLDFIRSYLGDTVEAKEFAKQFLERRAKQKANQQRQQQQLSKEVAGLNMNFPLQDSMRGMNPSALQSMFQANHMGKGGLYDNQGGKMKKKQPMMLHPDPSILDYSFHNTAECLSLNEMEMVEDY, from the exons GCTCCGTGCACTGTCCAGTGGGGGGAGTGTGACCTCCCCTCCTCCTTCGCCCGCCATGCCAAAGTACAAGCTAGCAGAGTACCGCTACGGCCGAGAGGAGATGTTAGCACTTTATATCAAAGACAACAAG GTCCCAGAGGACATGCAGGATAAGGAGTTTGCTGCTATTCTGCAAGATGAGCCCATGCAGCCGCTGGCACTGGTGCCTCTCACTGAGGAGGAGCAG AGGAACTTCTCCATGTCTGTGAACAGCGTGGCCGTACTAAGGCTAATGGGAAAGGGGATGGGCGGGCCTCCCCCGGTTGGAGTAAACCGAGGACGTGGTACCCCCAGAGTCGGCAGAG GGCGAGGCCGTGGTGAAGGTGGATTCTACCAAAGAAGTATTGAAGATGTAGAAGTGGGATTTGGTCGCAGCTCCCGAGACATACATCGAAGCCAGAGCTGGGACGATCG GGGTGAGCGTCGGTTTGAGAAGCCACTCCGACGGGAGGTGGGGCGTCCAGGCTTTGAGGAGGGCACTGTGGCCCCTGGGAGGAAGGAGTACACAAGGGCTGACAGTGATAATTGGCGCACCCTTCGGGAGGAGCAAGAAGCCGAGGAGGGGGAACCAGGAACCAATTGGAGACTGACTGGACCCCGCAGGGACG ATGGTGGTCCACGCTCAGCAGGCTGGCGGGACCACGTCGGTCCAGGCGAGGGTCGTCGGCGCAAGTTTGACTTCGACTTCCGGGATTCAGAGGGGCATGGGAATGGACGCCGGCGTGCCGGCAGTGAGGGACTGGAGGACGACAGGGACGGCCTGCCTGAGTGGTGTACTGACGAGGAGGATGGAGAGATGGGAACTTTTGACTCTTCTGGAGCGTTCATGCCGTTGAAG GGTGGCAAGGATGCTCTTTTGGAGGAGGATTTTGAGTTTAAGGGGattgaggaggaagaggaggaggaggaggaggcggcggAAGAGGGCCAGATTATTGCTGATATTGAGAGGAACTCTGCTGATGAAGACAAAGACAAAG AAAGCAAAGATTCCACCTCAGCTGTGATTGACAAGGAAAGAAAACCAGCGTCACCATCTCCCTCCCCTCCCACCCTTGGTGCCCCTCCATCCCTGGAGCTCCAGCCCAGCAACACTGTCCCAACAGTGGATAACCTTCAGCTGAGCAACAGCCACCCTTTAAAAGACAGCAGCACACCAAGCAAAG ATGTGGCTCTAGTGAGTGGATCCAAAACCAAGGTGAGCTCCAACACTGCCACCTCTTCAACTCTGCCTCCACCTCCCCCTTCTTCTGCTGCTCCCCTTCTTCCTCCATCCGGGGGAGGAGACACTGAGGATGATGAGGGCATGAAACACCTGCAGCAG gagGCAGAAAAGATGGTGGCATCGCTGCAGGACACTTCCCTAGAGGAAGAGTGTTTCACACAGGCTCTGCAGCAGCAACAGGAGAGTAGAAACACTGCAGCGGCTCTACCCTTGTCGCACGAGGCTGCCATGAAGTGGTTCTACAAAGACCCACAAGGAGAGATCCAGG GTCCTTTTACCACTGTGGAGATGTGTGAGTGGTTCCAAGCTGGCTACTTCACCATGACGCTTTTGGTGAAGCGGGGCTGTGACGAGGGCTTCCAACCCTTGGGCGATGTCATTAAGATGTGGGGCCGTGTGCCCTTCGCCCCGGGTCCCTCCCCTCCGCCGCTGCTGGTGAGACAGCCAACGCAGCGCTCGCAGCCCACCCGGGCGTCCGCCGGGACTGTGAGTCAGAGCTCAGCCAACATAGACGATGGGAAGGGGTGGATGCAGAAGGGAGGGAAGATGGATAGACAGGGCACG GGGAACCTGGATCAGGATAGGCTGAAAAAACAGCAGGAGCTGGCAGCGGCTGCTCTTTATCAGCAGCTCCAACAACAGCAGTTATACCAGCTCATTAACAG gtgCAGTGAGCAGGGAATGATACCTTCGATGAACAGGTCGATGTCAGTGCCAGATACAGGGCCCATGTGGGACATGCATACCTCAGCTTCACAGCCGTCAG GCAGTGAAGCCAGTCTTTGGGACATAACAATGAATTCTTCAACTCAGGGTCCAACTCTGGAACAGCTTCAAAAG CTGCAGCAGGAGAGGCGAGAAGCTGAACTCAGGGCGAAGCGTGAGGAAGAAGAACAGCGTAAGAGGAGGGAGGAGAAGAGGAGGCAGCAGGAGGAACAAAAGAGAAGGGAGGATGAGGAGCTCTTCCGACGCAAGCAG TGTCGTCAGCAGCAGGAGCTGATCATGAAGCTGCTTCAGCAGAGCCCCCAGCAGCAGGGCCTTGGGGCAGGCAGCTCGAGCTGGAGTGGGGCTTCCTCCTCCGGACTGCCCAAAACAGGGAAATCCCAAAGTCTGACTTTGCTCGAGATGCAACAACAACGAGCCCAACAGAGGGACCGG CACTCCTGTCTGTCGATGGGGAGTTCATCCCTGGGAAGCCAGTGGGCGGATGGCATTGGTATTTGGGGCGGGCCTGGAGGTATGGAGGGAAAAAGTGGCAGTGGTGGCATGGGCATGTGGGAGGAGGCTGTGAAGAACCAGGCCAGTCACCGTGGCAACGGTAACAACAACCTGGGCTTGAAGAACAGCCGCAGCAGCCCATCACTCAG CGACCAGTACTTGATGCGTCGTAAGCGGACAGACGAGGAGGACAAGCTGCTGAAGCTCTTGCAGGGCATGAAGCCTCAGGATGGCTTCACTACTTGGTGTGAGCAGATGCTGCACGCCCTCAACGCCTCTGCCAACAACTCGTCTTCTCCTCTGGATG TTTCTACGATTGTGACCTACCTGAAAGAGGTGGAGTCTCCCTATGCAGTGTTGGACTTCATCCGGTCCTACCTGGGGGACACAGTGGAAGCCAAAGAGTTCGCCAAACAGTTCCTGGAGCGACGTGCCAAACAGAAAGCCAACCAACAGAGACAGCAACAGCAG CTATCAAAGGAAGTAGCTGGCCTGAACATGAACTTCCCTCTGCAG GACTCGATGCGAGGTATGAACCCAAGCGCCCTGCAGTCTATGTTCCAGGCCAATCACATGGGCAAGGGTGGTCTCTATGACAACCAAGGAGggaagatgaaaaaaaaacagcccatGATGCTGCACCCTGATCCCAGCATCTTAG ACTACTCATTCCACAATACGGCCGAGTGTCTGAGCCTGAATGAGATGGAGATGGTGGAGGATTACTGA